The following proteins are co-located in the Apis mellifera strain DH4 linkage group LG11, Amel_HAv3.1, whole genome shotgun sequence genome:
- the LOC408354 gene encoding nuclear factor of activated T-cells 5 isoform X2, which yields MLLKSRLSEKKNRRHHGKNTKATAGYNAGERLSAVTGSVQRSTVTSSNRAHSASRRISHQQRQQQQQPQLQQQPRIPLGSLRNSDEHGARANSAQDSCDNSNDSGLGFEDRHQHLANANGWNGAGEEDSKRRKMDIKLESEDANFAFPEVGHATSPEAKAATRGASNGIGGLATISGNRQGNGGTGRVVEVSRSRSGLGVLAKRASTAQQGPVTLTSQLCNSSADGKVQLQIICQPEQQHRARYQTEGSRGAVKDRTGNGFPIVRLVGYDKPTTLQVFIGTDLGRVAPHMFYQACRVSGKNSTPCVERKIDGTIVIEVDMDPAKDMIVTCDCVGILKERNVDVEHRFPQEAGVLQGRSKKKSTRCRMVFRTTITHPDGTTETLQVCSQPIVCTQPPGIPEICKKSLTSCPCTGGLELFILGKNFLKDTRVVFQLDNDNLSSSLEPHWECAVLPDKEFLQQTHLVCVVPAYRRQDLAPSETVSVKLYAVSSGKTSEPHTFLYTAASTPPEPSVGKVEPITPPLSTTNGEVALATSPVAVPLTKGVSPNTLITQATAGTANFLTTIPPQQAPVSQKTEALKNDPSPPPVTASSQVTSVMMWAAQSPNCKTSPPDVMMPPPALVANPLLSRRSSSNLQLSLLDNLKTEVLDENSENSMISENSMQSIPTPTANGSTGTSPLQQLVSENSRETPQANIIRSVPVAANGSPVQEAVNLLGVVDLMRNQHQLSMVGTHQNTFGGMHDSSQVKVLSPHHINKETNSILPVEGTPNGSLQGGGVVDLRMKHHQTEFDTLSNFTATPNGQLPAQSGHSVEKYLNHIESNVKEAENQENGFVGTMQQRASIITTGRQGPQQGQASNILASPSPGVKLDTLVNSAAESHQLVSPLRTVNPNNNAIMSHVSAVTDHETISSPQQSRTSPPIPVKTMLLEALMPPQAVPSLPGNGATSVPSPATVVPEQANGDSLLTTINAALLPPIQESTVAATGTSNSNVSVPSHNPLQVTNETMSTAAEHIPQIPALIQQDVVAMQQAQQVEQVVAHAQQQVEQVVAQAQQQAVQAVQQAQQQVVQHVVQHAQVVQQAVQQVQAVQQVQAVPAVQQAVQQATQEVVQQAVQQATQEVVQQVQAVQQAVQQAQAAQAMQQAVQQDIGSMLNQPAGFVAEASSALASGAAQEPSQQRLTNAAEQAINNVITNATQDIINNRPITTTTAHAIIATKNILNSVATQSAQLMNSAMEGILPKSPSNQNNIVEQVANKSPPVALPVTPNRQNVNPPIANTANSTNGTTVRKQEDGMLPQELTSMSENDLLSYINPSCFDPQNGFLM from the exons gtTACAATGCAGGAGAAAGGTTGTCAGCGGTGACAGGATCGGTTCAAAGAAGCACCGTCACGTCGAGCAACCGTGCGCACTCTGCCTCTAGGAGAATAAGCCATCAGCAACgccagcagcagcagcaaccgCAGTTACAGCAACAGCCGAGGATACCGCTGGGATCCTTACGAAACTCGGATGAGCACGGGGCGAGGGCCAATTCGGCACAAGACAGTTGCGATAACTCGAACGATTCCGGCCTCGGTTTCGAGGATCGTCATCAACACCTCGCCAACGCAAAC GGTTGGAACGGAGCCGGCGAGGAAGActcgaagaggaggaagatggACATCAAGCTCGAGTCCGAGGACGCGAACTTCGCCTTCCCGGAGGTTGGACACGCGACGAGCCCGGAGGCAAAGGCCGCCACGAGGGGCGCGTCGAATGGGATAGGTGGATTGGCCACGATCTCCGGGAACAGGCAGGGGAACGGTGGAACGGGGAGGGTGGTCGAGGTGTCGAGATCTCGGTCCGGACTGGGCGTGCTCGCCAAGAGGGCGTCCACGGCTCAACAGGGCCCCGTCACCCTCACCTCTCAATTGT GCAACTCTTCCGCGGATGGCAAGGTGCAATTGCAGATCATCTGTCAACCGGAGCAGCAGCACAGGGCTCGTTACCAGACGGAAGGCTCGAGAGGGGCGGTGAAGGATCGTACCGGGAATGGATTCCCGATCGTGCGGCTGGTCGGCTACGACAAGCCGACCACGCTCCAAGTCTTCATCGGGACGGATCTCGGCCGCGTGGCGCCCCACATGTTTTATCAGGCGTGCCGCGTGAGCGGGAAAAATTCGACGCCGTGCGTGGAGCGGAAGATCGACGGGACGATCGTGATCGAGGTGGACATGGATCCGGCCAAGGACATGATAGTGACGTGCGATTGCGTGGGCATTTTGAAGGAGCGTAACGTGGACGTGGAGCACAGATTCCCGCAGGAGGCTGGGGTGCTTCAGGGGCGCAGCAAGAAGAAGTCGACCCGTTGCCGTATGGTTTTTCGCACGACCATCACCCATCCCGACGGAACGACGGAAACATTGCAAGTTTGCTCGCAGCCGATAGTATGCA cCCAACCGCCGGGAATACCGGAGATCTGCAAGAAATCGCTCACGTCGTGTCCGTGTACCGGCGGATTGGAGTTATTTATACTTGGGAAGAACTTTCTGAAAGACACGCGGGTCGTATTTCAACTGGACAACGACAATCTGTCGAGCAGTTTGGAACCTCACTGGGAATGCGCTGTTCTGCCCGACAAGGAGTTCCTGCAGCAAACGCATCTGGTCTGCGTGGTGCCCGCGTACAGGCGACAAGATCTGGCCCCCTCCGAAACGGTTAGCGTTAAATTGTACGCGGTCTCCTCGGGGAAGACTAGCGAGCCTCACACGTTTCTCTACACCGCCGCGTCTACGCCACCCGAGCCATCTGTGGGTAAAGTCGAGCCGATAACACCGCCTCTGTCCACCACGAATGGCGAGGTTGCGCTAGCAACGTCTCCTGTAGCGGTACCCCTGACCAAAGGTGTATCACCGAACa CTCTGATCACACAAGCAACCGCGGGAACGGCAAATTTCTTGACGACTATACCACCGCAACAAGCACCGGTGAGCCAGAAAACGGAGGCGCTTAAGAACGACCCGAGCCCACCCCCGGTCACGGCCTCGTCTCAGGTAACGTCAGTTATGATGTGGGCAGCGCAGAGTCCCAATTGCAAAACTTCACCGCCCGACGTGATGATGCCACCACCCGCTTTGGTCGCGAACCCGCTGCTGAGCCGCAGATCGTCCTCGAATCTTCAATTGAGCTTGTTGGATAATTTGAAGACCGAGGTGCTGGACGAGAATAGCGAGAACAGTATGATCAGCGAGAACAGCATGCAAAGCATACCGACCCCGACCGCGAATGGGTCGACGGGCACCAGCCCGTTGCAACAGCTGGTGAGCGAGAACTCGAGGGAGACGCCGCAGGCTAATATCATCAGATCGGTTCCCGTAGCGGCGAACGGTTCACCTGTACAGGAGGCGGTCAATCTCCTCGGCGTGGTAGATCTGATGCGAAACCAGCATCAGTTGTCGATGGTTGGGACGCACCAGAACACGTTCGGAGGTATGCACGACTCGTCTCAAGTCAAAGTTCTAAGCCCTCATCATATCAACAAAGAAACTAACTCAATATTGCCGGTAGAAGGCACTCCTAATGGAAGTCTTCAGGGTGGCGGTGTTGTTGATCTTCGGATGAAGCATCATCAGACGGAGTTCGATACACTGTCAAATTTTACCGCCACGCCGAACGGACAACTGCCCGCCCAGAGTGGCCATAGCGTAGAGAAATACCTTAATCATATCGAGTCTAACGTCAAAGAGGCTGAGAATCAAGAGAACGGATTTGTAGGTACTATGCAGCAACGAGCTTCCATTATTACGACAGGACGGCAAGGACCTCAGCAAGGACAAGCATCCAATATTTTAGCTTCTCCCTCCCCAGGCGTCAAATTAGACACCCTCGTTAATTCTGCCGCCGAATCTCATCAATTGGTGTCGCCCCTGCGTACCGTCAATCCTAATAATAATGCCATAATGAGTCATGTTTCCGCAGTTACTGATCACGAAACGATCTCGAGTCCCCAACAAAGTAGAACTAGCCCGCCCATTCCGGTCAAGACGATGCTTCTCGAAGCGTTGATGCCGCCCCAGGCCGTACCATCTTTGCCGGGTAATGGCGCAACCTCCGTTCCGTCGCCCGCAACCGTGGTCCCAGAGCAGGCCAATGGAGACAGTTTGCTCACCACTATCAACGCCGCACTGTTGCCGCCCATCCAGGAATCAACAGTGGCTGCGACCGGTACGTCGAATTCTAACGTTAGTGTACCATCTCATAATCCGTTACAAGTTACGAACGAGACTATGTCGACAGCGGCGGAGCATATTCCGCAGATTCCGGCTCTTATACAGCAAGATGTTGTAGCGATGCAGCAAGCGCAACAAGTGGAGCAGGTTGTTGCGCATGCGCAACAACAAGTCGAGCAAGTTGTCGCTCAGGCTCAGCAACAAGCGGTACAGGCGGTACAACAGGCGCAGCAGCAAGTCGTTCAACACGTGGTGCAGCATGCGCAAGTTGTCCAACAAGCTGTGCAACAAGTGCAGGCGGTACAACAAGTTCAGGCGGTGCCGGCTGTCCAACAAGCGGTACAGCAGGCTACCCAGGAAGTGGTTCAGCAAGCGGTGCAACAGGCCACGCAGGAGGTCGTGCAACAAGTTCAAGCGGTTCAACAAGCGGTTCAGCAAGCGCAAGCGGCCCAAGCGATGCAGCAGGCGGTGCAGCAAGATATCGGCTCTATGTTAAATCAGCCGGCAGGTTTCGTTGCCGAGGCTAGTTCTGCTTTAGCGAGTGGAGCGGCTCAAGAGCCATCGCAGCAAAGATTGACCAATGCCGCGGAACAAGCGATCAATAACGTAATTACCAACGCGACTCaggatattattaacaatcgaCCTATTACCACGACTACCGCGCATGCGATTATCGcgacgaaaaatatattaaacagcGTGGCAACTCAAAGTGCGCAATTAATGAACAGTGCTATGGAAGGTATTTTGCCTAAATCACCTTCCAACCAGAATAACATTGTTGAACAGGTAGCGAATAAATCACCACCGGTTGCCTTACCTGTTACACCTAACAGACAGAACGTAAACCCACCTATAGCAAATACGGCAAACAGTACGAATGGTACAACGGTTAGAAAACAGGAAGATGGTATGTTGCCTCAAGAGCTTACCTCGATGTCGGAGAATGATCTGTTGAGTTATATAAATCCGAGCTGCTTTGATCCTCAAAATGGTTTTCTTATGTAG
- the LOC408354 gene encoding nuclear factor of activated T-cells 5 isoform X1, translating to MAPDLEKRRQELRRTNSGTLEPGNEHLQMLLQFRCTGNALIEPYRHGYNAGERLSAVTGSVQRSTVTSSNRAHSASRRISHQQRQQQQQPQLQQQPRIPLGSLRNSDEHGARANSAQDSCDNSNDSGLGFEDRHQHLANANGWNGAGEEDSKRRKMDIKLESEDANFAFPEVGHATSPEAKAATRGASNGIGGLATISGNRQGNGGTGRVVEVSRSRSGLGVLAKRASTAQQGPVTLTSQLCNSSADGKVQLQIICQPEQQHRARYQTEGSRGAVKDRTGNGFPIVRLVGYDKPTTLQVFIGTDLGRVAPHMFYQACRVSGKNSTPCVERKIDGTIVIEVDMDPAKDMIVTCDCVGILKERNVDVEHRFPQEAGVLQGRSKKKSTRCRMVFRTTITHPDGTTETLQVCSQPIVCTQPPGIPEICKKSLTSCPCTGGLELFILGKNFLKDTRVVFQLDNDNLSSSLEPHWECAVLPDKEFLQQTHLVCVVPAYRRQDLAPSETVSVKLYAVSSGKTSEPHTFLYTAASTPPEPSVGKVEPITPPLSTTNGEVALATSPVAVPLTKGVSPNTLITQATAGTANFLTTIPPQQAPVSQKTEALKNDPSPPPVTASSQVTSVMMWAAQSPNCKTSPPDVMMPPPALVANPLLSRRSSSNLQLSLLDNLKTEVLDENSENSMISENSMQSIPTPTANGSTGTSPLQQLVSENSRETPQANIIRSVPVAANGSPVQEAVNLLGVVDLMRNQHQLSMVGTHQNTFGGMHDSSQVKVLSPHHINKETNSILPVEGTPNGSLQGGGVVDLRMKHHQTEFDTLSNFTATPNGQLPAQSGHSVEKYLNHIESNVKEAENQENGFVGTMQQRASIITTGRQGPQQGQASNILASPSPGVKLDTLVNSAAESHQLVSPLRTVNPNNNAIMSHVSAVTDHETISSPQQSRTSPPIPVKTMLLEALMPPQAVPSLPGNGATSVPSPATVVPEQANGDSLLTTINAALLPPIQESTVAATGTSNSNVSVPSHNPLQVTNETMSTAAEHIPQIPALIQQDVVAMQQAQQVEQVVAHAQQQVEQVVAQAQQQAVQAVQQAQQQVVQHVVQHAQVVQQAVQQVQAVQQVQAVPAVQQAVQQATQEVVQQAVQQATQEVVQQVQAVQQAVQQAQAAQAMQQAVQQDIGSMLNQPAGFVAEASSALASGAAQEPSQQRLTNAAEQAINNVITNATQDIINNRPITTTTAHAIIATKNILNSVATQSAQLMNSAMEGILPKSPSNQNNIVEQVANKSPPVALPVTPNRQNVNPPIANTANSTNGTTVRKQEDGMLPQELTSMSENDLLSYINPSCFDPQNGFLM from the exons gtTACAATGCAGGAGAAAGGTTGTCAGCGGTGACAGGATCGGTTCAAAGAAGCACCGTCACGTCGAGCAACCGTGCGCACTCTGCCTCTAGGAGAATAAGCCATCAGCAACgccagcagcagcagcaaccgCAGTTACAGCAACAGCCGAGGATACCGCTGGGATCCTTACGAAACTCGGATGAGCACGGGGCGAGGGCCAATTCGGCACAAGACAGTTGCGATAACTCGAACGATTCCGGCCTCGGTTTCGAGGATCGTCATCAACACCTCGCCAACGCAAAC GGTTGGAACGGAGCCGGCGAGGAAGActcgaagaggaggaagatggACATCAAGCTCGAGTCCGAGGACGCGAACTTCGCCTTCCCGGAGGTTGGACACGCGACGAGCCCGGAGGCAAAGGCCGCCACGAGGGGCGCGTCGAATGGGATAGGTGGATTGGCCACGATCTCCGGGAACAGGCAGGGGAACGGTGGAACGGGGAGGGTGGTCGAGGTGTCGAGATCTCGGTCCGGACTGGGCGTGCTCGCCAAGAGGGCGTCCACGGCTCAACAGGGCCCCGTCACCCTCACCTCTCAATTGT GCAACTCTTCCGCGGATGGCAAGGTGCAATTGCAGATCATCTGTCAACCGGAGCAGCAGCACAGGGCTCGTTACCAGACGGAAGGCTCGAGAGGGGCGGTGAAGGATCGTACCGGGAATGGATTCCCGATCGTGCGGCTGGTCGGCTACGACAAGCCGACCACGCTCCAAGTCTTCATCGGGACGGATCTCGGCCGCGTGGCGCCCCACATGTTTTATCAGGCGTGCCGCGTGAGCGGGAAAAATTCGACGCCGTGCGTGGAGCGGAAGATCGACGGGACGATCGTGATCGAGGTGGACATGGATCCGGCCAAGGACATGATAGTGACGTGCGATTGCGTGGGCATTTTGAAGGAGCGTAACGTGGACGTGGAGCACAGATTCCCGCAGGAGGCTGGGGTGCTTCAGGGGCGCAGCAAGAAGAAGTCGACCCGTTGCCGTATGGTTTTTCGCACGACCATCACCCATCCCGACGGAACGACGGAAACATTGCAAGTTTGCTCGCAGCCGATAGTATGCA cCCAACCGCCGGGAATACCGGAGATCTGCAAGAAATCGCTCACGTCGTGTCCGTGTACCGGCGGATTGGAGTTATTTATACTTGGGAAGAACTTTCTGAAAGACACGCGGGTCGTATTTCAACTGGACAACGACAATCTGTCGAGCAGTTTGGAACCTCACTGGGAATGCGCTGTTCTGCCCGACAAGGAGTTCCTGCAGCAAACGCATCTGGTCTGCGTGGTGCCCGCGTACAGGCGACAAGATCTGGCCCCCTCCGAAACGGTTAGCGTTAAATTGTACGCGGTCTCCTCGGGGAAGACTAGCGAGCCTCACACGTTTCTCTACACCGCCGCGTCTACGCCACCCGAGCCATCTGTGGGTAAAGTCGAGCCGATAACACCGCCTCTGTCCACCACGAATGGCGAGGTTGCGCTAGCAACGTCTCCTGTAGCGGTACCCCTGACCAAAGGTGTATCACCGAACa CTCTGATCACACAAGCAACCGCGGGAACGGCAAATTTCTTGACGACTATACCACCGCAACAAGCACCGGTGAGCCAGAAAACGGAGGCGCTTAAGAACGACCCGAGCCCACCCCCGGTCACGGCCTCGTCTCAGGTAACGTCAGTTATGATGTGGGCAGCGCAGAGTCCCAATTGCAAAACTTCACCGCCCGACGTGATGATGCCACCACCCGCTTTGGTCGCGAACCCGCTGCTGAGCCGCAGATCGTCCTCGAATCTTCAATTGAGCTTGTTGGATAATTTGAAGACCGAGGTGCTGGACGAGAATAGCGAGAACAGTATGATCAGCGAGAACAGCATGCAAAGCATACCGACCCCGACCGCGAATGGGTCGACGGGCACCAGCCCGTTGCAACAGCTGGTGAGCGAGAACTCGAGGGAGACGCCGCAGGCTAATATCATCAGATCGGTTCCCGTAGCGGCGAACGGTTCACCTGTACAGGAGGCGGTCAATCTCCTCGGCGTGGTAGATCTGATGCGAAACCAGCATCAGTTGTCGATGGTTGGGACGCACCAGAACACGTTCGGAGGTATGCACGACTCGTCTCAAGTCAAAGTTCTAAGCCCTCATCATATCAACAAAGAAACTAACTCAATATTGCCGGTAGAAGGCACTCCTAATGGAAGTCTTCAGGGTGGCGGTGTTGTTGATCTTCGGATGAAGCATCATCAGACGGAGTTCGATACACTGTCAAATTTTACCGCCACGCCGAACGGACAACTGCCCGCCCAGAGTGGCCATAGCGTAGAGAAATACCTTAATCATATCGAGTCTAACGTCAAAGAGGCTGAGAATCAAGAGAACGGATTTGTAGGTACTATGCAGCAACGAGCTTCCATTATTACGACAGGACGGCAAGGACCTCAGCAAGGACAAGCATCCAATATTTTAGCTTCTCCCTCCCCAGGCGTCAAATTAGACACCCTCGTTAATTCTGCCGCCGAATCTCATCAATTGGTGTCGCCCCTGCGTACCGTCAATCCTAATAATAATGCCATAATGAGTCATGTTTCCGCAGTTACTGATCACGAAACGATCTCGAGTCCCCAACAAAGTAGAACTAGCCCGCCCATTCCGGTCAAGACGATGCTTCTCGAAGCGTTGATGCCGCCCCAGGCCGTACCATCTTTGCCGGGTAATGGCGCAACCTCCGTTCCGTCGCCCGCAACCGTGGTCCCAGAGCAGGCCAATGGAGACAGTTTGCTCACCACTATCAACGCCGCACTGTTGCCGCCCATCCAGGAATCAACAGTGGCTGCGACCGGTACGTCGAATTCTAACGTTAGTGTACCATCTCATAATCCGTTACAAGTTACGAACGAGACTATGTCGACAGCGGCGGAGCATATTCCGCAGATTCCGGCTCTTATACAGCAAGATGTTGTAGCGATGCAGCAAGCGCAACAAGTGGAGCAGGTTGTTGCGCATGCGCAACAACAAGTCGAGCAAGTTGTCGCTCAGGCTCAGCAACAAGCGGTACAGGCGGTACAACAGGCGCAGCAGCAAGTCGTTCAACACGTGGTGCAGCATGCGCAAGTTGTCCAACAAGCTGTGCAACAAGTGCAGGCGGTACAACAAGTTCAGGCGGTGCCGGCTGTCCAACAAGCGGTACAGCAGGCTACCCAGGAAGTGGTTCAGCAAGCGGTGCAACAGGCCACGCAGGAGGTCGTGCAACAAGTTCAAGCGGTTCAACAAGCGGTTCAGCAAGCGCAAGCGGCCCAAGCGATGCAGCAGGCGGTGCAGCAAGATATCGGCTCTATGTTAAATCAGCCGGCAGGTTTCGTTGCCGAGGCTAGTTCTGCTTTAGCGAGTGGAGCGGCTCAAGAGCCATCGCAGCAAAGATTGACCAATGCCGCGGAACAAGCGATCAATAACGTAATTACCAACGCGACTCaggatattattaacaatcgaCCTATTACCACGACTACCGCGCATGCGATTATCGcgacgaaaaatatattaaacagcGTGGCAACTCAAAGTGCGCAATTAATGAACAGTGCTATGGAAGGTATTTTGCCTAAATCACCTTCCAACCAGAATAACATTGTTGAACAGGTAGCGAATAAATCACCACCGGTTGCCTTACCTGTTACACCTAACAGACAGAACGTAAACCCACCTATAGCAAATACGGCAAACAGTACGAATGGTACAACGGTTAGAAAACAGGAAGATGGTATGTTGCCTCAAGAGCTTACCTCGATGTCGGAGAATGATCTGTTGAGTTATATAAATCCGAGCTGCTTTGATCCTCAAAATGGTTTTCTTATGTAG